AATCGTCGCCCATCTCTGCCCGGAGGAGATCCATCGGCAAAAGGGCATTTATCCCCGGCATTTCGGGCTGGTGTTGACGCAGGAGGAGGAATGGCAGGCGTTAGCCGATCGTGCGCAGGCCAACCACCTCACGTTTTATCAGCAGCCACGCCGTCGCTTTCCCGGGACACGGATTGAGCACCGCACGTTTTTCCTAGAGGACCCATCAGGAAATCTGCTCGAATTTAAGTATTACGTCCACGAGTCGGCGATCTTCGGAGAACAGGACTACGCCTCAGTCGGCGAGTCCAAGTAGCACAGGCATCGATCCCGGTGGGTGGCTCACTCCTCCACAGGAACCACTTCGAGGGGCTCCGAAGGGCTTCGGTTGACGGAGCCTGCTTTCCGGCTGCCTCCACGCTCCAGCCAACGGACGATGTGCCGTTGTCGTCGATTCAGATAGGCCGTGTGCCGAATCGGGTCGTACCGTCGAGGTGACGGCAGAATCGCCGCCAGCAGAGCCGCCTCTTCCACGCTGAGCTCTTTCGCAGATTTTCCGAAATGATGCCGCGCTGCGGCTTCGGCCCCGAAGACCCCCTGCCCCCATTCGGCGACGTTGAGGTACAGCTCCAGAATCTGCTCTTTGGTCAGATGGTGTTCCAGAGATCGTGTGAT
The sequence above is drawn from the Nitrospira defluvii genome and encodes:
- a CDS encoding VOC family protein, whose protein sequence is MPALFHLAFPVHDLAAAKRFYVDGLGCALGRESSTAAMLGLAGHQIVAHLCPEEIHRQKGIYPRHFGLVLTQEEEWQALADRAQANHLTFYQQPRRRFPGTRIEHRTFFLEDPSGNLLEFKYYVHESAIFGEQDYASVGESK